One window of Planktothrix serta PCC 8927 genomic DNA carries:
- a CDS encoding ribonuclease R family protein, which yields MDFSIATLLAYFSDDKLVAPKALEKKLAPDEESLRRFQIALDALERIGILEKDKGRYRRIPEEGIVEAKLRCSSKGFCFAIQDTEGAEDVYIRESHLSTAWNGDRVLVRIIKEGSRRRSPEGEVYLILERANPSVLARIKQTKTGYRAVPLDDRLLFELDLINDPSELTGAVDHLVHVEVLRYPIGVHRPMGHVVQILGSDAEEADDLDIVCCKHDLPRKWPAVALREAEAISSTLKKTDLKNRADIRNVLTISFQPDSGNPEFSVLKDAETPNRRPCIDHAFSIEQTKSDHWQLGIHLADAAHYILPDSDLDREARKRGTAIYLADKLIPIYPESLCCDRLALIPNEERLAVSIMITLDMAGRVVEYDLQPSVVRVDHQLTFEQTEAILDGEPSPFAHVLENLLELSRAVRQIRLERGSFELNLPDTHCHFNDEGELGPIVLSSLSPARAMISELVVLANQIVASHLHTLAVPAIYRVQPPPESSDVSELAKLSTHLGTELFLEEDEEVQPSTFQEFTEELSSSRAERVLSYLLEETLKPAVYSTTAKLHFGLALPCYTHCTSPLSRYCDLQILRVLKTVFEEGRDRRSTRAKDRVELGHSSCHGKISWNVLPPEIQHELESQFTQLVVHLSERESVAVDAEEDLEGLKKTGFMKERTGQNFTGLITGVQSYGFFVEIEVQSPGGTTLRVEGLVHVSSLKDDWYEYRSRQQTLVGRKNRNQYRLGDNVEVQVKSVDYYRQQIDLVAVGGGSEASDDNDEPYFS from the coding sequence ATGGACTTTTCAATCGCTACACTGTTAGCTTATTTTTCCGATGATAAATTAGTGGCGCCCAAAGCTTTGGAGAAAAAACTCGCCCCGGACGAGGAAAGTCTCCGTAGATTTCAGATTGCTTTGGATGCTTTAGAACGAATTGGAATTCTGGAAAAAGATAAAGGTCGTTATCGCCGAATTCCAGAAGAAGGAATTGTGGAAGCGAAACTCCGATGTTCGAGTAAAGGCTTCTGTTTTGCCATTCAAGATACCGAAGGGGCAGAAGATGTTTATATTCGAGAAAGTCATCTGAGTACCGCTTGGAATGGCGATCGGGTTCTGGTTAGGATTATTAAAGAAGGTAGCCGTCGCCGTTCACCCGAAGGGGAAGTCTATCTAATTTTAGAACGCGCTAATCCTTCAGTTTTAGCCCGAATAAAACAAACAAAAACCGGCTATCGCGCCGTTCCCTTAGACGACCGTTTATTATTTGAATTGGACTTAATTAATGATCCCTCCGAACTCACCGGAGCCGTCGATCATTTAGTTCATGTTGAAGTCTTGCGTTATCCCATTGGAGTTCATCGGCCGATGGGTCATGTTGTCCAAATTCTGGGCTCCGATGCTGAAGAAGCCGATGATTTAGATATTGTCTGTTGTAAACACGATTTACCTCGGAAATGGCCTGCGGTCGCTTTACGAGAGGCTGAGGCGATTTCTAGCACCTTGAAAAAAACAGACTTAAAAAATCGGGCTGATATTCGCAATGTTTTAACCATTAGTTTTCAACCCGATTCAGGAAACCCGGAATTTTCGGTGTTAAAAGATGCAGAAACCCCCAACCGTCGCCCCTGTATCGATCATGCCTTTAGTATTGAACAAACAAAATCGGATCATTGGCAATTAGGGATTCATTTGGCCGATGCTGCCCACTATATTCTCCCCGATAGCGATCTTGATCGAGAAGCGCGAAAACGGGGAACGGCGATTTATTTGGCGGATAAACTGATTCCGATTTATCCTGAAAGCCTGTGTTGCGATCGCTTGGCATTAATTCCCAATGAGGAACGATTAGCCGTGTCGATTATGATTACCTTAGATATGGCTGGACGAGTGGTTGAATACGATCTCCAACCCAGTGTTGTCCGGGTCGATCATCAACTCACCTTTGAACAGACCGAAGCCATTCTCGATGGTGAACCTTCCCCCTTTGCCCATGTTTTAGAAAATCTGTTAGAACTGAGTCGAGCCGTGCGCCAAATTCGCTTAGAACGGGGAAGTTTTGAACTCAATTTACCCGATACCCATTGCCATTTTAATGATGAAGGGGAACTAGGGCCGATTGTTCTATCTTCTTTGTCTCCGGCCCGGGCGATGATTTCTGAATTAGTGGTCTTAGCGAATCAAATTGTCGCTAGTCATTTACACACCTTGGCGGTTCCGGCAATTTACCGAGTTCAACCGCCACCAGAATCATCCGATGTGTCAGAATTGGCAAAATTATCAACCCATTTGGGCACGGAATTGTTTTTGGAAGAGGACGAGGAAGTTCAACCGAGTACCTTCCAAGAATTTACCGAAGAATTGTCGAGCAGCCGCGCTGAACGGGTTTTAAGTTATTTATTAGAAGAAACCCTCAAACCTGCGGTTTACAGTACCACCGCTAAACTGCATTTTGGGTTAGCACTTCCCTGTTATACCCATTGCACCTCTCCCCTATCTCGCTATTGCGATTTACAGATTTTGCGGGTACTAAAAACGGTGTTTGAGGAAGGACGAGATCGCCGTTCTACTCGTGCTAAAGATCGGGTTGAGTTAGGACATTCTTCCTGTCATGGCAAAATTAGCTGGAATGTGCTCCCCCCGGAAATTCAGCATGAGTTAGAAAGTCAGTTTACCCAGTTAGTGGTGCATCTGAGTGAACGGGAAAGTGTCGCGGTGGATGCGGAGGAAGACTTAGAAGGACTCAAGAAAACCGGGTTCATGAAGGAGCGTACAGGTCAAAACTTCACGGGATTAATTACCGGAGTTCAGTCCTATGGATTCTTTGTGGAAATTGAGGTACAGTCCCCCGGCGGTACAACTTTACGGGTAGAAGGACTGGTTCATGTTTCCTCCCTCAAAGATGACTGGTATGAATACCGTTCTCGTCAACAAACCTTAGTCGGTCGCAAAAATCGCAATCAATACCGTCTAGGGGATAATGTCGAAGTTCAGGTGAAAAGTGTAGACTACTATCGTCAACAAATTGATTTAGTCGCTGTGGGGGGAGGCAGTGAAGCTTCAGATGATAACGACGAACCCTATTTTTCCTAA
- a CDS encoding DUF4870 domain-containing protein, which translates to MERDKRLILSALSHGAIFFSATLVAIGIPIAILFLSKDPVVKANARESLNFHINLYIYAFIFVLLTFVLIGFPLLVVLGLVSFIMPILAIVSVVSNPDKPYSYPFIFRIIQE; encoded by the coding sequence ATGGAACGAGATAAACGTCTGATTCTGTCCGCATTGAGTCATGGTGCGATCTTTTTTAGTGCTACGTTAGTTGCGATCGGAATTCCCATCGCTATTTTATTTTTATCTAAAGATCCCGTTGTCAAAGCCAATGCTAGAGAGTCGTTAAATTTTCACATTAATTTATATATTTATGCTTTCATTTTTGTGCTTCTCACTTTTGTATTAATTGGGTTCCCTTTATTAGTTGTTTTGGGACTCGTTAGTTTTATTATGCCAATTTTGGCGATTGTTTCTGTTGTTTCTAATCCCGATAAACCCTATTCTTATCCTTTCATTTTTCGGATTATTCAAGAATAA
- a CDS encoding Rpn family recombination-promoting nuclease/putative transposase — MRFINPKTDYAFKKIFGATESKDILISFLNALVYEGNSTIEDLEIINPNLPPQIRGFKDTYLDVKARLNNGVLVIIEMQVLNVQSFGKRVLFNAAKTYSFQLQAGEGYRMLKPVIALTITDFEMFPDQEQMISRFVYREKSEGWYYRDNDIELVFVELPKFTKELDQLETIADKWIYFIKFARSLTSIPENMDDIPELHRAFEIANQADLTAEELEDLERREMFIYDQQGAIALGREEGREEGREEGREEGREEGREEGREEEKRGIARNLLDRLNNQAIAEVTGLSLKAIEELRSRSES; from the coding sequence ATGAGATTTATCAACCCCAAAACGGACTACGCTTTTAAAAAGATATTTGGTGCTACCGAAAGCAAAGACATTCTGATTAGCTTTCTGAATGCCTTGGTTTATGAAGGCAATTCTACCATTGAAGACTTAGAAATCATTAATCCCAACTTACCGCCTCAAATCCGAGGTTTTAAAGATACCTATCTCGATGTTAAAGCCAGACTGAATAACGGGGTACTTGTGATTATTGAAATGCAGGTTTTAAACGTGCAGTCTTTTGGTAAAAGGGTTTTGTTTAATGCTGCGAAAACATACTCTTTTCAATTGCAAGCCGGAGAAGGCTACCGAATGCTTAAACCCGTGATTGCTTTAACGATTACTGATTTTGAAATGTTCCCTGATCAGGAGCAAATGATTTCTCGTTTTGTTTATCGAGAGAAGTCTGAAGGCTGGTACTATCGTGATAACGATATTGAGTTAGTATTCGTTGAGTTGCCTAAGTTTACCAAAGAACTCGACCAGCTTGAAACCATTGCGGATAAATGGATTTACTTTATTAAATTTGCGCGATCGCTCACTTCTATTCCTGAAAATATGGACGATATTCCTGAACTACACCGAGCTTTTGAAATTGCCAATCAAGCCGACTTAACTGCTGAGGAGTTAGAAGATTTGGAACGCAGGGAAATGTTTATCTACGATCAGCAAGGAGCGATCGCACTAGGACGGGAAGAAGGACGGGAAGAAGGACGCGAAGAAGGACGGGAAGAAGGACGCGAAGAAGGACGGGAAGAAGGACGGGAAGAAGAAAAGCGTGGTATTGCTCGAAACCTACTAGATCGACTGAATAATCAGGCGATCGCTGAAGTTACGGGATTAAGTCTGAAAGCCATTGAAGAGTTACGCTCCCGAAGTGAGTCATGA
- a CDS encoding bestrophin family protein, producing MSDLEKNWFQLTVRIKSSVIPAIMPRVILCTTLGMVISLLAHQGFPLPSEVFSYFIFPDLVLGLLLVFRTNTAYDRFWEGRKLWGTLVNTVRNFSRQIWLMVPEKEVNDTEHKIAILKLLVAFAVATKLHLRREKVNPEIQALTSPEQYKKLQTMNHPPLEIAFWIGDYLQDQNKKHHLHIYQLTALYKLLDTMVDVLGGCERISKTPLPLAYQIHLQQILLIYCLILPLKIVNNLGLFTALVVGIMTFTLLGIEEIARQIENPFGYDENDLQLDVICQAMFKNIEDLVSLPPSVQNYEQEIKAKLNDIAVAQEVRTPTDSET from the coding sequence ATGTCTGATCTCGAAAAAAACTGGTTTCAGTTAACAGTCCGTATTAAAAGCTCCGTGATTCCAGCAATTATGCCCCGTGTGATTTTATGTACAACATTGGGCATGGTAATTTCTCTATTAGCTCATCAAGGTTTTCCCTTACCCAGTGAAGTATTTAGCTATTTTATTTTTCCTGATTTAGTTCTAGGTTTATTGTTAGTTTTTAGAACAAATACAGCCTATGATCGATTTTGGGAAGGTCGAAAATTGTGGGGAACTTTAGTCAATACGGTTAGAAATTTTTCTCGTCAAATTTGGTTAATGGTTCCCGAAAAAGAGGTTAATGATACTGAGCATAAAATCGCTATATTAAAATTATTAGTTGCTTTTGCCGTTGCCACTAAACTTCATTTAAGAAGAGAAAAAGTTAATCCAGAAATTCAGGCTTTAACCTCCCCAGAACAGTATAAAAAACTGCAAACAATGAATCATCCTCCTCTGGAAATTGCCTTTTGGATTGGCGATTATTTACAGGATCAAAATAAAAAGCATCACCTTCATATTTATCAATTAACCGCTTTATATAAACTATTAGATACAATGGTTGATGTTTTAGGAGGTTGTGAACGAATTTCCAAGACTCCTCTGCCTTTAGCTTATCAAATTCATCTCCAACAAATTTTATTAATTTATTGTTTAATTTTACCTTTAAAAATTGTCAACAATTTAGGATTGTTTACAGCATTGGTGGTGGGAATTATGACTTTTACCTTATTAGGAATTGAAGAAATTGCTCGCCAAATCGAAAATCCTTTCGGTTATGACGAAAATGATTTACAGCTTGATGTAATTTGTCAAGCCATGTTCAAAAATATTGAAGATTTAGTTTCCCTCCCTCCCAGTGTTCAAAATTATGAGCAAGAAATCAAAGCTAAACTTAATGATATCGCAGTCGCCCAGGAAGTTAGGACTCCTACTGATTCAGAAACCTAG
- a CDS encoding alpha/beta fold hydrolase codes for MVSFASWKDQIGCQRDWIWRGWRIRYAYSRPRLSPSSLPSYPMIFLHGFGASIGHWRSNLAELGQVHTVYALDLLGFGGSEKAIAPYSAQLWVDQVYDFWKTFIGQPVILVGNSIGSLISLMVASQYPELAKGLVLISLPDPGIQLEMLPPWMVPVVETVQNIVASPPVLRLFFALARRPSFVRRWVQLAYDNPNAITDELVEILVTPALERGAARAFCSIFKTMGSPHLGPSVKTLFPQLTVPILLLWGLQDRLIPLQLANPRQYLQYHSNLKLIELENAGHCPHDECPERVNAEILTWLEESFDLS; via the coding sequence TTGGTTAGTTTCGCAAGCTGGAAAGACCAAATCGGCTGTCAACGGGACTGGATTTGGCGAGGTTGGCGCATTCGCTACGCTTATAGTCGCCCTCGTTTGTCCCCGTCTTCTCTTCCCAGTTACCCGATGATCTTTTTACATGGATTTGGGGCATCGATTGGACACTGGCGATCCAATTTAGCAGAATTGGGTCAAGTTCACACGGTTTATGCTTTGGATTTATTGGGGTTCGGGGGTTCGGAAAAAGCGATCGCTCCCTACAGTGCTCAGTTATGGGTGGATCAAGTCTATGACTTCTGGAAGACTTTTATCGGACAACCTGTGATTTTAGTGGGAAATTCCATTGGTTCTTTAATCAGTTTGATGGTGGCTTCCCAATATCCCGAATTAGCGAAAGGATTAGTTTTAATTAGTCTTCCTGACCCTGGAATTCAATTGGAAATGTTACCGCCCTGGATGGTTCCGGTGGTGGAAACGGTACAAAATATTGTGGCTTCTCCTCCGGTTTTAAGATTATTTTTTGCTCTGGCTCGTCGTCCTAGTTTTGTTCGTCGTTGGGTACAGTTAGCTTATGATAATCCCAATGCTATTACTGATGAATTAGTTGAAATTTTAGTCACTCCTGCTTTGGAACGAGGTGCAGCACGGGCGTTTTGTTCTATTTTTAAAACGATGGGGAGTCCTCACTTAGGGCCTTCAGTTAAAACGCTATTTCCCCAATTAACTGTTCCTATTTTGTTACTTTGGGGTTTACAAGATCGATTAATTCCCCTTCAATTGGCTAACCCTCGTCAATATTTACAATATCACTCTAATTTGAAATTAATAGAGTTAGAAAATGCTGGACATTGCCCCCATGATGAATGTCCAGAACGGGTGAATGCTGAAATCTTAACTTGGCTGGAGGAAAGCTTTGATCTGAGTTAA
- the infC gene encoding translation initiation factor IF-3, whose product MPVTDKKINRNLPPINENIRFPKIRVIDADGAQLGILTPREAMRMAEEKELDLVLVSDKADPPVCRIMDYGKYKYEQEKKVREAKKKQHTIDVKEVKMRYIIDDHDYKVRVNQAKRFLQSGDKVKATIMFRGREIQHSHLAKALLDRMAVDLQELAEVQQEPKQEGRSMMMLLSPKK is encoded by the coding sequence ATGCCTGTGACCGATAAAAAAATCAATCGCAATTTGCCTCCAATTAACGAAAATATCCGGTTTCCCAAAATCCGGGTCATCGATGCAGATGGCGCTCAACTTGGGATTCTCACACCACGTGAAGCCATGCGGATGGCGGAGGAAAAAGAACTCGACTTGGTATTAGTCAGCGACAAAGCCGACCCCCCGGTGTGTCGGATTATGGACTATGGCAAGTATAAGTACGAACAGGAAAAGAAAGTTCGAGAAGCCAAGAAAAAACAACACACCATTGATGTTAAGGAAGTCAAGATGCGCTACATCATTGACGATCACGATTATAAAGTGCGCGTCAATCAAGCCAAACGCTTCCTGCAATCTGGGGATAAAGTCAAAGCCACCATTATGTTCCGGGGTCGGGAAATTCAACACAGTCACCTTGCTAAGGCTCTCCTCGACCGCATGGCCGTTGACTTACAAGAATTGGCTGAGGTGCAACAAGAGCCCAAACAAGAAGGACGTAGCATGATGATGTTGCTCTCGCCGAAGAAGTAG
- a CDS encoding RNA-guided endonuclease InsQ/TnpB family protein, translating into MLTVTYEYKLIPNKQQIEVIEHTLNICRSVWNYALRERKDWLASRKSPVNACSLKQEYIIPADTPYPNYHNQAKALTEAKKTNKMLKSVNAQVLQQVLRTLDRAFADMQSKKLGFPRFKNQYRMRSYVYPQMLQNCVKGNQIKFPQLGWVKFRKSREIPQGFEVKQARIVRKASGYFMMLSMQLEVNIPDVPFRGHPLGIDLGLDKFLATVDKNYTSQICPNCGLLIGKKTLDIREHDCPECGYKTHRDVAAAQVIRNRGIENNALGHGVLENACGDGLTGVVTPSQEFVKQEILNVSLRIPRYNEV; encoded by the coding sequence ATGCTAACCGTAACTTACGAGTACAAGTTAATTCCAAACAAGCAACAAATTGAGGTAATAGAACATACCTTAAATATTTGTCGTTCAGTCTGGAATTATGCCTTAAGAGAGCGTAAGGATTGGTTGGCATCTCGAAAATCTCCTGTTAACGCTTGCTCCCTAAAACAAGAATATATTATCCCTGCCGATACACCTTATCCTAATTATCACAATCAAGCTAAAGCACTAACAGAAGCCAAGAAAACTAACAAAATGCTGAAATCAGTAAACGCTCAAGTCTTACAACAAGTTTTAAGGACTTTAGATAGAGCGTTTGCTGATATGCAGTCTAAAAAGTTAGGCTTCCCGCGCTTCAAAAATCAGTACAGGATGCGCTCTTATGTCTATCCTCAAATGCTCCAAAATTGTGTGAAAGGGAATCAAATCAAATTCCCTCAATTGGGATGGGTAAAGTTTAGAAAGTCCAGAGAAATTCCTCAAGGGTTTGAAGTCAAACAAGCCCGTATTGTCAGAAAAGCATCAGGTTATTTTATGATGCTTTCCATGCAGTTAGAGGTTAATATTCCCGATGTTCCTTTTCGGGGTCATCCGTTAGGGATTGATTTAGGTTTGGATAAATTTCTAGCGACTGTTGACAAGAATTACACATCACAAATCTGTCCTAATTGTGGTTTACTTATAGGTAAAAAGACTCTTGATATCAGAGAACATGATTGTCCTGAATGTGGTTACAAAACCCATCGAGACGTAGCAGCAGCACAAGTTATCAGAAATCGGGGTATAGAAAATAACGCGCTAGGGCATGGCGTGTTAGAAAATGCCTGTGGAGATGGTCTGACGGGGGTGGTAACACCTAGTCAAGAATTTGTGAAACAGGAAATCTTAAATGTGAGTTTAAGAATCCCCCGTTACAACGAAGTTTAA
- a CDS encoding MFS transporter, producing MDKPVSSSALVGQGVLRGLNLRQEEVERTLLMFLVYTLASVGLIWLELSTVGLFLDEYGADKLPWIYIASAGMGSGLGFVYSSLQKVFPMRRAIVIIFVIMAIPLFLFRLGIGLSDVKILGLSVQFITLFLMWLWVEACYVLNDLNNSITANQLFNIREIKRTYPIISSGFLVAGVISGFSLPLLLRVVGLNNVTLISGVMVLLAAGILFYLSQRYGQSFPDSTRWVPEDEEQEFSTRNLKGPVLGYVIPLVSFFVLAEALYVLVDFQFFSQLEFQNDTTGASGIVSFLGVFEGILSVSQVLTQWFGSSRLVERTGVFVTAIVLPVGVILLGTFSLIGGITGMFSVFVGFVILRFLDELFHYTLIETTGAVLFQPLPDHVRSDIQSMVNGVFEPMSTGVTGVLILITLWLTRVILPNSTLTELQSQQGLVFVGLIVLMALVWLFVVWLIRAQYVSLLVRSAERGRLSVSDIDMPQLKRNVVETLKKPGEEADKRSCIELLSQLDAKNVGETLVPLLSSLAPGLQRQSLEIMLNHPNPAYLEEIRAFTQKPLPPEVLALALRYLWLTETSPDIEQLRPYLQNKVDPVVRGTAAALILRRGDREQKAVATNTIRRMITSHQERERVMGVRALGEADYLQGLRLYLNDLLQDESLRVRCALLDVIASTHLEEYYPSLMKALSYRSTRDTALQALVRLGNEAIPLLVQQASDIYKPDLVRLQAWTALGEIATTEALDTLISELMISWGTTRRNILRILLKIPQDAGIEGVLDRVGRTGVEVLIEQELTFIGQIYAALLDLSLEKPILSDSEDSDTFDPFDPGVPDLQAPQQLLKRALEGLEVDAVDRCFLLMKFLYPHSSIQAASFNIQSNSSSNVARGLEILDNVVDIANKRALISILDQHSKLEKLDNLSDLVSYHPLKPSDRLRRLLEFRHFLSDWALACCFHLASSARWSLTAEQALMCLRHPTGFVREAVLAYLKIASQRALIELLPMLQNDPDRLVAAQVEEFMVQLGVK from the coding sequence ATGGACAAGCCAGTGAGTAGTTCCGCTCTGGTGGGACAAGGGGTGCTGCGGGGACTCAATCTCCGTCAGGAAGAAGTAGAAAGAACCCTACTGATGTTTTTAGTCTATACCTTGGCATCAGTGGGGTTAATTTGGTTAGAACTGAGTACCGTTGGCTTATTTCTCGATGAATACGGTGCCGATAAATTGCCTTGGATCTATATCGCTAGTGCGGGGATGGGTTCAGGGTTAGGTTTTGTTTATTCATCGCTGCAAAAAGTCTTTCCCATGCGTCGGGCAATTGTGATTATCTTTGTGATCATGGCAATTCCCCTATTTTTATTTCGTTTGGGAATTGGGTTATCCGATGTCAAAATATTAGGGTTAAGCGTTCAATTTATTACCCTATTTTTAATGTGGTTGTGGGTGGAAGCTTGTTATGTTCTCAACGACTTAAATAATTCCATCACAGCCAACCAACTGTTTAATATTCGAGAAATTAAACGCACTTATCCCATTATTAGTAGTGGATTTCTAGTCGCTGGGGTAATTAGTGGTTTTTCTCTCCCCCTACTGTTAAGAGTCGTTGGACTCAATAACGTTACTCTAATTTCCGGGGTTATGGTACTCCTAGCCGCTGGAATTTTATTTTATCTCTCTCAACGCTACGGTCAATCTTTCCCCGACTCTACACGCTGGGTACCTGAAGACGAAGAACAAGAATTTAGCACCCGCAACCTCAAAGGCCCCGTCTTGGGTTATGTGATTCCTTTAGTTTCCTTTTTTGTTCTCGCAGAAGCGTTATATGTCTTAGTTGATTTCCAATTTTTTAGTCAATTGGAATTTCAAAATGATACAACCGGAGCCAGTGGAATTGTTAGCTTCCTCGGAGTTTTTGAGGGGATTTTAAGTGTTTCTCAAGTGTTAACCCAGTGGTTTGGTTCAAGCCGTTTGGTGGAACGCACGGGGGTATTTGTCACTGCAATTGTTTTACCTGTAGGAGTCATTCTTTTAGGCACTTTTTCCTTAATAGGTGGGATCACCGGAATGTTTTCTGTGTTTGTGGGATTTGTGATCCTACGGTTTTTGGATGAATTATTCCATTACACCTTAATTGAAACTACCGGAGCCGTTCTATTTCAACCCCTACCGGATCACGTTCGCAGCGATATTCAATCAATGGTGAACGGGGTGTTTGAACCCATGTCAACGGGGGTGACGGGGGTATTAATTTTAATTACCCTCTGGCTGACCCGTGTGATTTTACCCAACTCGACATTAACAGAGTTACAGAGTCAACAGGGATTAGTGTTCGTGGGTCTGATCGTTCTCATGGCCTTGGTCTGGTTATTTGTGGTTTGGTTAATTCGAGCGCAATATGTGAGTTTACTGGTTCGTAGCGCCGAACGCGGACGGTTGAGTGTCTCGGACATCGATATGCCTCAACTCAAACGCAATGTGGTTGAAACCCTGAAGAAACCCGGAGAAGAAGCGGATAAACGTTCCTGTATTGAACTCCTGAGTCAACTGGATGCCAAAAATGTTGGGGAAACTCTGGTTCCTCTGCTGAGTAGTCTAGCCCCTGGGTTACAGCGTCAGAGCTTGGAAATTATGCTCAACCATCCAAATCCAGCCTATTTGGAGGAAATTCGGGCTTTTACTCAAAAACCCTTGCCCCCGGAAGTCCTGGCCCTGGCTTTACGATACCTATGGTTAACTGAAACCAGTCCTGATATTGAGCAGTTGCGTCCCTATCTCCAAAACAAAGTTGATCCCGTTGTTCGGGGAACTGCCGCCGCCCTAATTTTACGTCGAGGCGATCGCGAACAAAAGGCCGTCGCCACTAATACCATCCGGCGCATGATTACCTCCCATCAAGAACGGGAACGGGTGATGGGGGTTCGCGCCCTGGGAGAAGCCGATTATTTACAAGGACTCCGGCTCTATCTTAACGATTTATTACAAGATGAATCTTTGCGGGTGCGTTGTGCATTGTTAGATGTGATCGCTTCAACCCATTTGGAAGAATACTATCCCTCTTTGATGAAAGCCCTGTCCTATCGTTCTACACGCGATACAGCCTTACAGGCGTTAGTCAGATTGGGTAATGAGGCAATTCCTCTATTAGTACAACAGGCTAGTGATATCTATAAACCCGATTTAGTCCGGTTACAGGCTTGGACAGCCCTGGGCGAAATTGCCACCACCGAAGCCCTTGATACCCTGATCAGTGAGTTGATGATTTCCTGGGGAACGACCCGGCGCAATATCCTGAGAATATTACTTAAAATTCCTCAAGATGCTGGAATTGAAGGGGTGTTAGATCGGGTGGGCCGAACAGGGGTGGAAGTTTTAATTGAGCAGGAATTAACCTTCATCGGTCAAATTTATGCCGCCTTGCTGGATTTGTCCTTGGAAAAACCCATACTGTCCGACTCAGAAGATTCCGATACCTTTGACCCCTTCGATCCCGGCGTCCCCGATCTGCAAGCTCCCCAACAGTTATTAAAACGCGCCTTGGAGGGGTTAGAAGTTGATGCGGTGGATCGGTGCTTTTTGTTAATGAAGTTTTTGTATCCCCATAGCTCCATTCAAGCTGCATCTTTTAATATTCAGTCCAATTCCTCTTCTAACGTGGCACGGGGTTTAGAAATCCTGGATAATGTCGTCGATATTGCCAATAAACGAGCCTTAATTAGCATTCTGGATCAGCACTCTAAATTAGAGAAACTCGATAATTTATCGGATTTAGTCAGCTATCATCCCCTAAAACCGAGCGATCGCCTCCGCCGTTTGTTAGAATTTCGTCATTTTCTCTCAGACTGGGCCTTGGCTTGTTGTTTCCATTTAGCCAGCAGCGCCCGATGGAGTTTAACGGCTGAACAAGCCCTGATGTGTTTGCGTCACCCCACCGGGTTTGTCCGAGAAGCTGTCTTAGCATATTTAAAGATTGCCTCTCAACGGGCTTTGATAGAATTATTGCCAATGCTACAAAATGATCCCGATCGTTTAGTCGCAGCCCAAGTTGAGGAATTTATGGTACAGCTTGGAGTTAAGTAG
- a CDS encoding Crp/Fnr family transcriptional regulator: MLTSVERLLFVRGVPIFKELRDDFLVRLASVMDELSFPAEHSIFTEGQEGRALYIVVSGRVRVHIGDRNLAELGKGTCFGEMSLFDAEPRSATVSTLETCECLVLTQMQLYDAIDETPGIAINIIRLLSRRIRELNQKLNPPTPNPTVEGSKVVELRPSAG; encoded by the coding sequence ATGTTAACTAGCGTTGAACGCCTTTTATTTGTCAGGGGTGTCCCGATTTTTAAAGAATTACGAGACGATTTTCTCGTGCGTCTAGCATCAGTAATGGATGAATTATCCTTTCCGGCTGAACATAGTATTTTTACTGAAGGCCAAGAAGGGAGAGCGCTCTATATTGTGGTTTCTGGACGGGTGCGAGTTCACATTGGCGATCGCAATTTAGCCGAGTTAGGAAAAGGGACGTGTTTTGGCGAAATGTCTTTATTTGATGCTGAACCTCGTTCAGCCACCGTTAGCACCTTAGAAACCTGCGAATGTCTAGTATTGACCCAAATGCAACTCTATGATGCTATTGATGAAACCCCCGGAATTGCGATTAATATTATTCGCTTATTATCTCGACGAATTCGAGAACTGAATCAAAAATTAAACCCTCCCACTCCCAACCCGACCGTCGAGGGAAGTAAAGTTGTTGAACTGCGACCTTCGGCGGGATAG